In one Colletotrichum destructivum chromosome 2, complete sequence genomic region, the following are encoded:
- a CDS encoding Putative nucleolar complex protein → MTAKISGDGLKRKRIPNKEKSKKRVKSESESEAESSGDESNDPQAEILLLENEILESKKHYNNISKLIQTTSTHEDEPEAATLACVALCRVFVRLLSAGALVPRKGLPEKEAVVVQWLKERYFEYKSVLVSLLAEENLAPTMLTLALRCLKAEAQHLYEKEEYIFPQNFLEQIVAGLLGSDSDDARAEFVEKYLTQYDDIRFFTLKAIKSLTETPGSLPHDELFDDAFELLSNIGDVPTELGNFYVEKPKKKSHNVNSLHQHKKQGQDAWLAVLKLAATREQRKQVLDVMSNEIAPWFIRPELLADFLTDSYDAGGSISLLALSGVFYLIKERNLDYPSFYTKLYSLLDSEILHSKHRSRFFRLMDTFLSSTHLPAVLVASFIKRLARLSLNAPPSAIVFVVPWMYNILKRHPLCTFMIHRETRDPEAKALMEKQGVDDPFVADEADPAETHAIDSCLWEIVQLQSHYHPNVATIAKIMSEQFTKQSYNIEDFLDHSYGSLLEAEMSKQVRKPPVLEFQIPKKVFLPNDPESGFQDNLVTKLWNFE, encoded by the exons TTGTTGCTCGAGAATGAGATTCTTGAGTCCAAAAAGCACTACAACAACATTTCAAAACTGATCCAAACTACGAGTACCCACGAAGATGAACCCGAGGCGGCGACCCTGGCTTGTGTGGCCCTATGCAGGGTCTTTGTGAGACTCCTCTCCGCAGGAGCTCTCGTCCCCAGGAAGGGTCTGCCAGAGAAGGAAGCGGTCGTTGTGCAGTGGCTCAAGGAACGATATTTTGAGTACAAGAGTGTGCTTGTCTCTCTTCTTGCCGAGGAGAATCTGGCGCCGACAATGCTGACGCTAGCCTTGCGGTGTCTCAAGGCCGAAGCCCAGCACCTCTATGAGAAGGAAGAGTACATCTTCCCTCAAAACTTTCTCGAGCAGATCGTTGCGGGTCTTCTGGGCTCGGACAGCGATGATGCGCGCGCCGAGTTTGTAGAGAAGTATTTGACTCAATACGACGACATTCGCTTTTTCACTTTGAAGGCTATCAA GTCTCTGACTGAGACGCCTGGCTCTCTACCGCACGACGAGCTTTTTGATGATGCTTTTGAGTTGCTCTCAAACATCGGCGACGTACCAACAGAACTGGGTAACTTCTATGTCGagaagccgaagaagaagtcgcATAACGTCAACTCCCTTCACCAACACAAGAAGCAAGGCCAGGACGCCTGGCTCGCGGTACTCAAGCTTGCAGCGACAAGAGAGCAGCGGAAGCAGGTGCTGGACGTCATGTCTAACGAGATTGCACCCTGGTTCATCCGGCCGGAGTTGCTGGCCGACTTCCTCACAGACTCGTACGATGCGGGCGGTTCGATTTCGCTACTTGCTCTGTCAGGTGTCTTCTACCTTATCAAAGAGCGCAACCTCGATTACCCGTCGTTCTACACAAAGCTTTACTCCCTTCTAGACAGCGAGATCCTGCATTCGAAGCACCGCTCTAGGTTCTTCCGGCTGATGGACACATTCCTGTCTTCGACTCATTTGCCAGCGGTGCTGGTGGCAAGTTTTATTAAAAGACTGGCACGTTTGAGCTTGAACGCTCCCCCGAGTGCCATCGTCTTTGTAGTACCTTGGATGTACAACATTCTCAAGAGGCACCCACTCTGCACGTTCATGATCCACAGGGAGACGAGAGACCCGGAGGCCAAGGCGCTCATGGAGAAgcagggcgtcgatgacCCGTTTGTGGCCGACGAGGCTGATCCGGCGGAGACGCACGCCATTGATAGTTGTCTTTGGGAGATCGTGCAGCTGCAGTCGCACTACCACCCCAACGTAGCGACGATTGCCAAGATCATGTCGGAGCAGTTTACCAAGCAGTCCTACAACATCGAGGACTTCCTTGATCACTCATACGGCAGT TTGCTCGAGGCCGAAATGAGCAAGCAGGTCCGGAAGCCTCCCGTTCTCGAGTTCCAGATTCCCAAGAAGGTGTTCCTCCCGAACGACCCAGAGTCTGGGTTCCAGGACAATCTAGTGACGAAGTTGTGGAACTTCGAGTGA